A window from Chrysemys picta bellii isolate R12L10 chromosome 20, ASM1138683v2, whole genome shotgun sequence encodes these proteins:
- the USP21 gene encoding ubiquitin carboxyl-terminal hydrolase 21 isoform X4: MGISTWTATVEGCELGAGGEETLADCERILLFIVSTMPQASEHRVSRAREQVITSQPKATTKLLNGHRAVSQERHTSVSPALANGLSMAPKLRPLPPRPSPLDDRGKKQELERGRASKRSDQLRGSVPRRGPVKADHAVKVPNPPQPGTMSGSASFSLPSGVLLVERDSERRRNNLARSKSISIGDLSQAGGRGEELSMVLSRLVLRDRSPSCSQKLGLGPLALQRSSSLRRVNVSPGLDGRPAGTLLSVRTEGCTRTHTPDPQVSEYVHPQDVPVAGSPPQGKVPPPAPSRPDKKTHHTLLLGSGHIGLRNLGNTCFMNAVLQCLSSTKPLRDYCLRKEFLQEQPGASRAQQELTEAFADVINSLWHPDSTEAVNPGRFKAVFQKYVPSFTGYSQQDAQEFLKFFMDRLHVEINRKGRKTPSILSDTKWPSVLEDSDPLSDDERANQMWKHYLEREDSKIVDLFVGQLKSCLKCQACGYRSTTFEVFCDLSLPIPKKGFAGGKVSLLDCFSLFTKEEELDSENAPVCDKCRQRTRSTKKLTIQRFPRILVLHLNRFSTTRYSIKKCSVFVDFPLQRLNLKEFASEKAACPHSARTRCSLARATCSSTSWTTTTGRNNEVLDPGACAATLLPQRLSPALGDPQPPTGLEAVWGMGSPPAHQCLGEDETCRPAGQGQGAWPAHRWVWGGGAWRGPYPCCSGTVGGLCAHSKAVNKSRSHPPGRNFL, encoded by the exons atgggaatctcCACCTGGACAGCCACCGTGGAGGGGTGTGAGCTTGGCGCTGGTGGGGAAGAGACGCTCGCAGATTGTGAGAG GATTCTCCTCTTCATTGTCTCTACGATGCCCCAAGCCTCTGAACACCGGGTCAGCCGGGCTAGAGAGCAGGTCATCACATCGCAGCCCAAGGCCACCACCAAGCTCCTGAATGGACACCGGGCCGTGAGCCAGGAACGCCACACCTCAGTCTCCCCTGCACTGGCCAATGGGCTCTCCATGGCTCCCAAGCTTCGCCCACTGcctccccggcccagcccgctggacgATCGGGGGAAGAAGCAGGAGCTTGAAAGGGGCCGTGCTTCGAAGCGCAGCGACCAGCTACGGGGCTCGGTGCCCAGGCGAGGGCCAGTGAAGGCTGACCATGCGGTCAAGGTGCCCAACCCCCCACAGCCTGGCACCATGTCAGGCAGCGCCTCCTTCTCCCTGCCATCAGGAGTGTTGCTGGTGGAACGAGACTCTGAGCGTAGGAGAAACAACCTCGCCCGCTCCAAATCTATCAGCATCGGAGACCTGAGCCAAGcgggggggcgaggggaggagCTGAGCATGGTGCTCAGTCGCCTGGTGCTCCGGGACCGCAGCCCGTCCTGCAGTCAGAAGCTGGGCCTGGGGCCCTTGGCTCTCCAGCGGAGCTCCTCGCTCAGGAGGGTCAATGTGTCTCCTGGGCTGGATGGGAGGCCCGCAGGCACACTGCTCTCTGTCCGCACTGAGGGCTGCACCAGGACTCACACCCCCGATCCTCAGGTCTCCGAGTACGTGCACCCCCAGGATgtcccagtggctgggagcccaccccagggcaaggTACCGCCTCCAGCTCCGAGCAGGCCCGACAAGAAG ACACaccacaccctcctcctgggCTCTGGGCACATCGGACTCCGCAATCTTGGCAACACG TGCTTCATGAACGCTGTGCTCCAGTGCCTGAGCAGCACCAAGCCTCTGCGTGACTACTGCCTGCGCAAGGAGTTCCTCCAGGAGCAGCCCGGCGCCTCGcgggcccagcaggagctcacgGAAG CATTTGCAGATGTCATCAATTCCCTGTGGCACCCAGACTCCACCGAAGCTGTGAACCCTGGGCGCTTCAAAGCTGTCTTTCAGAAATACGTCCCGTCCTTCACAGGCTACAG CCAGCAGGATGCCCAGGAGTTCCTGAAGTTTTTCATGGACCGGCTGCACGTGGAGATCAACAGGAAGGGGCGCAAAACTCCCAGCATCCTCTCTGATACCAAATGGCCCTCGGTGCTAGAGGACTCGGACCCCCTGAG TGATGACGAACGAGCCAACCAGATGTGGAAGCACTACCTGGAGAGAGAGGACAGCAAGATAGTGG ATCTCTTTGTCGGCCAGTTGAAAAGCTGCCTCAAGTGTCAGGCCTGTGGCTACCGCTCCACCACCTTCGAAGTCTTCTGtgacctctccctccccatcccaaag AAAGGCTTTGCCGGTGGGAAGGTCTCTCTCCTCGACTGCTTCAGCCTTTTCAccaaggaggaggagctggattCCGAGAACGCTCCG GTCTGTGACAAGTGCCGGCAGAGGACGAGAAGCACCAAGAAACTGACCATCCAGCGCTTCCCCCGCATCCTGGTGCTGC ACCTGAACAGGTTCTCCACCACCCGGTACTCCATCAAGAAATGCTCTGTCTTCGTAGACTTCCCTCTGCAGCGACTCAACCTGAAGGAGTTTGCCAGTGAGAAGGCTG CGTGTCCCCACTCAGCGAGAACCAGGTGCAGTCTAGCGAGGGCTACGTGCTCTTCTACGAGCTGGACGACCACCACGGGAAGAAACAATGAAGTGTTGGACCCTGGCGCCTGCGCCGCAACCCTCTTACCTCAGAGACTGAGCCCGGCTCTCGGGGATCCTCAGCCCCCCACAGGCCTGGAGGCGGTGTGGGGGATGGGCAGCCCACCTGCTCACCAGTGCCTGGGGGAAGATGAGACGTGCCGACCCGCTGGACAGGGGCAAGGGGCCTGGCCTGCCCATCGCtgggtatgggggggaggggcctggcgtGGCCCCTACCCCTGCTGTTCTGGCACAGTGGGGGGGCTTTGTGCACACAGTAAGGCTGTAAATAAATCCCGGAGCCACCCCCCAGGCAGGAACTTTTTGTGA
- the USP21 gene encoding ubiquitin carboxyl-terminal hydrolase 21 isoform X10 yields MGISTWTATVEGCELGAGGEETLADCERILLFIVSTMPQASEHRVSRAREQVITSQPKATTKLLNGHRAVSQERHTSVSPALANGLSMAPKLRPLPPRPSPLDDRGKKQELERGRASKRSDQLRGSVPRRGPVKADHAVKVPNPPQPGTMSGSASFSLPSGVLLVERDSERRRNNLARSKSISIGDLSQAGGRGEELSMVLSRLVLRDRSPSCSQKLGLGPLALQRSSSLRRVNVSPGLDGRPAGTLLSVRTEGCTRTHTPDPQVSEYVHPQDVPVAGSPPQGKVPPPAPSRPDKKTHHTLLLGSGHIGLRNLGNTCFMNAVLQCLSSTKPLRDYCLRKEFLQEQPGASRAQQELTEAFADVINSLWHPDSTEAVNPGRFKAVFQKYVPSFTGYSQQDAQEFLKFFMDRLHVEINRKGRKTPSILSDTKWPSVLEDSDPLSDDERANQMWKHYLEREDSKIVDLFVGQLKSCLKCQACGYRSTTFEVFCDLSLPIPKKGFAGGKVSLLDCFSLFTKEEELDSENAPVCDKCRQRTRSTKKLTIQRFPRILVLHLNRFSTTRYSIKKCSVFVDFPLQRLNLKEFASEKAGSPVYNLYALCNHSGSVHYGHYTAFCRDQSGWRVYNDSRVSPLSENQVQSSEGYVLFYELDDHHGKKQ; encoded by the exons atgggaatctcCACCTGGACAGCCACCGTGGAGGGGTGTGAGCTTGGCGCTGGTGGGGAAGAGACGCTCGCAGATTGTGAGAG GATTCTCCTCTTCATTGTCTCTACGATGCCCCAAGCCTCTGAACACCGGGTCAGCCGGGCTAGAGAGCAGGTCATCACATCGCAGCCCAAGGCCACCACCAAGCTCCTGAATGGACACCGGGCCGTGAGCCAGGAACGCCACACCTCAGTCTCCCCTGCACTGGCCAATGGGCTCTCCATGGCTCCCAAGCTTCGCCCACTGcctccccggcccagcccgctggacgATCGGGGGAAGAAGCAGGAGCTTGAAAGGGGCCGTGCTTCGAAGCGCAGCGACCAGCTACGGGGCTCGGTGCCCAGGCGAGGGCCAGTGAAGGCTGACCATGCGGTCAAGGTGCCCAACCCCCCACAGCCTGGCACCATGTCAGGCAGCGCCTCCTTCTCCCTGCCATCAGGAGTGTTGCTGGTGGAACGAGACTCTGAGCGTAGGAGAAACAACCTCGCCCGCTCCAAATCTATCAGCATCGGAGACCTGAGCCAAGcgggggggcgaggggaggagCTGAGCATGGTGCTCAGTCGCCTGGTGCTCCGGGACCGCAGCCCGTCCTGCAGTCAGAAGCTGGGCCTGGGGCCCTTGGCTCTCCAGCGGAGCTCCTCGCTCAGGAGGGTCAATGTGTCTCCTGGGCTGGATGGGAGGCCCGCAGGCACACTGCTCTCTGTCCGCACTGAGGGCTGCACCAGGACTCACACCCCCGATCCTCAGGTCTCCGAGTACGTGCACCCCCAGGATgtcccagtggctgggagcccaccccagggcaaggTACCGCCTCCAGCTCCGAGCAGGCCCGACAAGAAG ACACaccacaccctcctcctgggCTCTGGGCACATCGGACTCCGCAATCTTGGCAACACG TGCTTCATGAACGCTGTGCTCCAGTGCCTGAGCAGCACCAAGCCTCTGCGTGACTACTGCCTGCGCAAGGAGTTCCTCCAGGAGCAGCCCGGCGCCTCGcgggcccagcaggagctcacgGAAG CATTTGCAGATGTCATCAATTCCCTGTGGCACCCAGACTCCACCGAAGCTGTGAACCCTGGGCGCTTCAAAGCTGTCTTTCAGAAATACGTCCCGTCCTTCACAGGCTACAG CCAGCAGGATGCCCAGGAGTTCCTGAAGTTTTTCATGGACCGGCTGCACGTGGAGATCAACAGGAAGGGGCGCAAAACTCCCAGCATCCTCTCTGATACCAAATGGCCCTCGGTGCTAGAGGACTCGGACCCCCTGAG TGATGACGAACGAGCCAACCAGATGTGGAAGCACTACCTGGAGAGAGAGGACAGCAAGATAGTGG ATCTCTTTGTCGGCCAGTTGAAAAGCTGCCTCAAGTGTCAGGCCTGTGGCTACCGCTCCACCACCTTCGAAGTCTTCTGtgacctctccctccccatcccaaag AAAGGCTTTGCCGGTGGGAAGGTCTCTCTCCTCGACTGCTTCAGCCTTTTCAccaaggaggaggagctggattCCGAGAACGCTCCG GTCTGTGACAAGTGCCGGCAGAGGACGAGAAGCACCAAGAAACTGACCATCCAGCGCTTCCCCCGCATCCTGGTGCTGC ACCTGAACAGGTTCTCCACCACCCGGTACTCCATCAAGAAATGCTCTGTCTTCGTAGACTTCCCTCTGCAGCGACTCAACCTGAAGGAGTTTGCCAGTGAGAAGGCTG GGAGCCCGGTGTATAACCTCTACGCCCTGTGCAATCACTCGGGCAGCGTGCACTATGGTCACTACACCGCCTTCTGCAGGGACCAGTCCGGCTGGCGGGTCTACAACGATTCCCG CGTGTCCCCACTCAGCGAGAACCAGGTGCAGTCTAGCGAGGGCTACGTGCTCTTCTACGAGCTGGACGACCACCACGGGAAGAAACAATGA
- the USP21 gene encoding ubiquitin carboxyl-terminal hydrolase 21 isoform X12: MGISTWTATVEGCELGAGGEETLADCERILLFIVSTMPQASEHRVSRAREQVITSQPKATTKLLNGHRAVSQERHTSVSPALANGLSMAPKLRPLPPRPSPLDDRGKKQELERGRASKRSDQLRGSVPRRGPVKADHAVKVPNPPQPGTMSGSASFSLPSGVLLVERDSERRRNNLARSKSISIGDLSQAGGRGEELSMVLSRLVLRDRSPSCSQKLGLGPLALQRSSSLRRVNVSPGLDGRPAGTLLSVRTEGCTRTHTPDPQVSEYVHPQDVPVAGSPPQGKTHHTLLLGSGHIGLRNLGNTCFMNAVLQCLSSTKPLRDYCLRKEFLQEQPGASRAQQELTEAFADVINSLWHPDSTEAVNPGRFKAVFQKYVPSFTGYSQQDAQEFLKFFMDRLHVEINRKGRKTPSILSDTKWPSVLEDSDPLSDDERANQMWKHYLEREDSKIVDLFVGQLKSCLKCQACGYRSTTFEVFCDLSLPIPKKGFAGGKVSLLDCFSLFTKEEELDSENAPVCDKCRQRTRSTKKLTIQRFPRILVLHLNRFSTTRYSIKKCSVFVDFPLQRLNLKEFASEKAGSPVYNLYALCNHSGSVHYGHYTAFCRDQSGWRVYNDSRVSPLSENQVQSSEGYVLFYELDDHHGKKQ, encoded by the exons atgggaatctcCACCTGGACAGCCACCGTGGAGGGGTGTGAGCTTGGCGCTGGTGGGGAAGAGACGCTCGCAGATTGTGAGAG GATTCTCCTCTTCATTGTCTCTACGATGCCCCAAGCCTCTGAACACCGGGTCAGCCGGGCTAGAGAGCAGGTCATCACATCGCAGCCCAAGGCCACCACCAAGCTCCTGAATGGACACCGGGCCGTGAGCCAGGAACGCCACACCTCAGTCTCCCCTGCACTGGCCAATGGGCTCTCCATGGCTCCCAAGCTTCGCCCACTGcctccccggcccagcccgctggacgATCGGGGGAAGAAGCAGGAGCTTGAAAGGGGCCGTGCTTCGAAGCGCAGCGACCAGCTACGGGGCTCGGTGCCCAGGCGAGGGCCAGTGAAGGCTGACCATGCGGTCAAGGTGCCCAACCCCCCACAGCCTGGCACCATGTCAGGCAGCGCCTCCTTCTCCCTGCCATCAGGAGTGTTGCTGGTGGAACGAGACTCTGAGCGTAGGAGAAACAACCTCGCCCGCTCCAAATCTATCAGCATCGGAGACCTGAGCCAAGcgggggggcgaggggaggagCTGAGCATGGTGCTCAGTCGCCTGGTGCTCCGGGACCGCAGCCCGTCCTGCAGTCAGAAGCTGGGCCTGGGGCCCTTGGCTCTCCAGCGGAGCTCCTCGCTCAGGAGGGTCAATGTGTCTCCTGGGCTGGATGGGAGGCCCGCAGGCACACTGCTCTCTGTCCGCACTGAGGGCTGCACCAGGACTCACACCCCCGATCCTCAGGTCTCCGAGTACGTGCACCCCCAGGATgtcccagtggctgggagcccaccccagggcaag ACACaccacaccctcctcctgggCTCTGGGCACATCGGACTCCGCAATCTTGGCAACACG TGCTTCATGAACGCTGTGCTCCAGTGCCTGAGCAGCACCAAGCCTCTGCGTGACTACTGCCTGCGCAAGGAGTTCCTCCAGGAGCAGCCCGGCGCCTCGcgggcccagcaggagctcacgGAAG CATTTGCAGATGTCATCAATTCCCTGTGGCACCCAGACTCCACCGAAGCTGTGAACCCTGGGCGCTTCAAAGCTGTCTTTCAGAAATACGTCCCGTCCTTCACAGGCTACAG CCAGCAGGATGCCCAGGAGTTCCTGAAGTTTTTCATGGACCGGCTGCACGTGGAGATCAACAGGAAGGGGCGCAAAACTCCCAGCATCCTCTCTGATACCAAATGGCCCTCGGTGCTAGAGGACTCGGACCCCCTGAG TGATGACGAACGAGCCAACCAGATGTGGAAGCACTACCTGGAGAGAGAGGACAGCAAGATAGTGG ATCTCTTTGTCGGCCAGTTGAAAAGCTGCCTCAAGTGTCAGGCCTGTGGCTACCGCTCCACCACCTTCGAAGTCTTCTGtgacctctccctccccatcccaaag AAAGGCTTTGCCGGTGGGAAGGTCTCTCTCCTCGACTGCTTCAGCCTTTTCAccaaggaggaggagctggattCCGAGAACGCTCCG GTCTGTGACAAGTGCCGGCAGAGGACGAGAAGCACCAAGAAACTGACCATCCAGCGCTTCCCCCGCATCCTGGTGCTGC ACCTGAACAGGTTCTCCACCACCCGGTACTCCATCAAGAAATGCTCTGTCTTCGTAGACTTCCCTCTGCAGCGACTCAACCTGAAGGAGTTTGCCAGTGAGAAGGCTG GGAGCCCGGTGTATAACCTCTACGCCCTGTGCAATCACTCGGGCAGCGTGCACTATGGTCACTACACCGCCTTCTGCAGGGACCAGTCCGGCTGGCGGGTCTACAACGATTCCCG CGTGTCCCCACTCAGCGAGAACCAGGTGCAGTCTAGCGAGGGCTACGTGCTCTTCTACGAGCTGGACGACCACCACGGGAAGAAACAATGA
- the USP21 gene encoding ubiquitin carboxyl-terminal hydrolase 21 isoform X3, whose product MGISTWTATVEGCELGAGGEETLADCERILLFIVSTMPQASEHRVSRAREQVITSQPKATTKLLNGHRAVSQERHTSVSPALANGLSMAPKLRPLPPRPSPLDDRGKKQELERGRASKRSDQLRGSVPRRGPVKADHAVKVPNPPQPGTMSGSASFSLPSGVLLVERDSERRRNNLARSKSISIGDLSQAGGRGEELSMVLSRLVLRDRSPSCSQKLGLGPLALQRSSSLRRVNVSPGLDGRPAGTLLSVRTEGCTRTHTPDPQVSEYVHPQDVPVAGSPPQGKVPPPAPSRPDKKVSATHHTLLLGSGHIGLRNLGNTCFMNAVLQCLSSTKPLRDYCLRKEFLQEQPGASRAQQELTEAFADVINSLWHPDSTEAVNPGRFKAVFQKYVPSFTGYSQQDAQEFLKFFMDRLHVEINRKGRKTPSILSDTKWPSVLEDSDPLSDDERANQMWKHYLEREDSKIVDLFVGQLKSCLKCQACGYRSTTFEVFCDLSLPIPKKGFAGGKVSLLDCFSLFTKEEELDSENAPVCDKCRQRTRSTKKLTIQRFPRILVLHLNRFSTTRYSIKKCSVFVDFPLQRLNLKEFASEKAACPHSARTRCSLARATCSSTSWTTTTGRNNEVLDPGACAATLLPQRLSPALGDPQPPTGLEAVWGMGSPPAHQCLGEDETCRPAGQGQGAWPAHRWVWGGGAWRGPYPCCSGTVGGLCAHSKAVNKSRSHPPGRNFL is encoded by the exons atgggaatctcCACCTGGACAGCCACCGTGGAGGGGTGTGAGCTTGGCGCTGGTGGGGAAGAGACGCTCGCAGATTGTGAGAG GATTCTCCTCTTCATTGTCTCTACGATGCCCCAAGCCTCTGAACACCGGGTCAGCCGGGCTAGAGAGCAGGTCATCACATCGCAGCCCAAGGCCACCACCAAGCTCCTGAATGGACACCGGGCCGTGAGCCAGGAACGCCACACCTCAGTCTCCCCTGCACTGGCCAATGGGCTCTCCATGGCTCCCAAGCTTCGCCCACTGcctccccggcccagcccgctggacgATCGGGGGAAGAAGCAGGAGCTTGAAAGGGGCCGTGCTTCGAAGCGCAGCGACCAGCTACGGGGCTCGGTGCCCAGGCGAGGGCCAGTGAAGGCTGACCATGCGGTCAAGGTGCCCAACCCCCCACAGCCTGGCACCATGTCAGGCAGCGCCTCCTTCTCCCTGCCATCAGGAGTGTTGCTGGTGGAACGAGACTCTGAGCGTAGGAGAAACAACCTCGCCCGCTCCAAATCTATCAGCATCGGAGACCTGAGCCAAGcgggggggcgaggggaggagCTGAGCATGGTGCTCAGTCGCCTGGTGCTCCGGGACCGCAGCCCGTCCTGCAGTCAGAAGCTGGGCCTGGGGCCCTTGGCTCTCCAGCGGAGCTCCTCGCTCAGGAGGGTCAATGTGTCTCCTGGGCTGGATGGGAGGCCCGCAGGCACACTGCTCTCTGTCCGCACTGAGGGCTGCACCAGGACTCACACCCCCGATCCTCAGGTCTCCGAGTACGTGCACCCCCAGGATgtcccagtggctgggagcccaccccagggcaaggTACCGCCTCCAGCTCCGAGCAGGCCCGACAAGAAGGTGTCCGCT ACACaccacaccctcctcctgggCTCTGGGCACATCGGACTCCGCAATCTTGGCAACACG TGCTTCATGAACGCTGTGCTCCAGTGCCTGAGCAGCACCAAGCCTCTGCGTGACTACTGCCTGCGCAAGGAGTTCCTCCAGGAGCAGCCCGGCGCCTCGcgggcccagcaggagctcacgGAAG CATTTGCAGATGTCATCAATTCCCTGTGGCACCCAGACTCCACCGAAGCTGTGAACCCTGGGCGCTTCAAAGCTGTCTTTCAGAAATACGTCCCGTCCTTCACAGGCTACAG CCAGCAGGATGCCCAGGAGTTCCTGAAGTTTTTCATGGACCGGCTGCACGTGGAGATCAACAGGAAGGGGCGCAAAACTCCCAGCATCCTCTCTGATACCAAATGGCCCTCGGTGCTAGAGGACTCGGACCCCCTGAG TGATGACGAACGAGCCAACCAGATGTGGAAGCACTACCTGGAGAGAGAGGACAGCAAGATAGTGG ATCTCTTTGTCGGCCAGTTGAAAAGCTGCCTCAAGTGTCAGGCCTGTGGCTACCGCTCCACCACCTTCGAAGTCTTCTGtgacctctccctccccatcccaaag AAAGGCTTTGCCGGTGGGAAGGTCTCTCTCCTCGACTGCTTCAGCCTTTTCAccaaggaggaggagctggattCCGAGAACGCTCCG GTCTGTGACAAGTGCCGGCAGAGGACGAGAAGCACCAAGAAACTGACCATCCAGCGCTTCCCCCGCATCCTGGTGCTGC ACCTGAACAGGTTCTCCACCACCCGGTACTCCATCAAGAAATGCTCTGTCTTCGTAGACTTCCCTCTGCAGCGACTCAACCTGAAGGAGTTTGCCAGTGAGAAGGCTG CGTGTCCCCACTCAGCGAGAACCAGGTGCAGTCTAGCGAGGGCTACGTGCTCTTCTACGAGCTGGACGACCACCACGGGAAGAAACAATGAAGTGTTGGACCCTGGCGCCTGCGCCGCAACCCTCTTACCTCAGAGACTGAGCCCGGCTCTCGGGGATCCTCAGCCCCCCACAGGCCTGGAGGCGGTGTGGGGGATGGGCAGCCCACCTGCTCACCAGTGCCTGGGGGAAGATGAGACGTGCCGACCCGCTGGACAGGGGCAAGGGGCCTGGCCTGCCCATCGCtgggtatgggggggaggggcctggcgtGGCCCCTACCCCTGCTGTTCTGGCACAGTGGGGGGGCTTTGTGCACACAGTAAGGCTGTAAATAAATCCCGGAGCCACCCCCCAGGCAGGAACTTTTTGTGA
- the USP21 gene encoding ubiquitin carboxyl-terminal hydrolase 21 isoform X8: protein MPQASEHRVSRAREQVITSQPKATTKLLNGHRAVSQERHTSVSPALANGLSMAPKLRPLPPRPSPLDDRGKKQELERGRASKRSDQLRGSVPRRGPVKADHAVKVPNPPQPGTMSGSASFSLPSGVLLVERDSERRRNNLARSKSISIGDLSQAGGRGEELSMVLSRLVLRDRSPSCSQKLGLGPLALQRSSSLRRVNVSPGLDGRPAGTLLSVRTEGCTRTHTPDPQVSEYVHPQDVPVAGSPPQGKTHHTLLLGSGHIGLRNLGNTCFMNAVLQCLSSTKPLRDYCLRKEFLQEQPGASRAQQELTEAFADVINSLWHPDSTEAVNPGRFKAVFQKYVPSFTGYSQQDAQEFLKFFMDRLHVEINRKGRKTPSILSDTKWPSVLEDSDPLSDDERANQMWKHYLEREDSKIVDLFVGQLKSCLKCQACGYRSTTFEVFCDLSLPIPKKGFAGGKVSLLDCFSLFTKEEELDSENAPVCDKCRQRTRSTKKLTIQRFPRILVLHLNRFSTTRYSIKKCSVFVDFPLQRLNLKEFASEKAACPHSARTRCSLARATCSSTSWTTTTGRNNEVLDPGACAATLLPQRLSPALGDPQPPTGLEAVWGMGSPPAHQCLGEDETCRPAGQGQGAWPAHRWVWGGGAWRGPYPCCSGTVGGLCAHSKAVNKSRSHPPGRNFL from the exons ATGCCCCAAGCCTCTGAACACCGGGTCAGCCGGGCTAGAGAGCAGGTCATCACATCGCAGCCCAAGGCCACCACCAAGCTCCTGAATGGACACCGGGCCGTGAGCCAGGAACGCCACACCTCAGTCTCCCCTGCACTGGCCAATGGGCTCTCCATGGCTCCCAAGCTTCGCCCACTGcctccccggcccagcccgctggacgATCGGGGGAAGAAGCAGGAGCTTGAAAGGGGCCGTGCTTCGAAGCGCAGCGACCAGCTACGGGGCTCGGTGCCCAGGCGAGGGCCAGTGAAGGCTGACCATGCGGTCAAGGTGCCCAACCCCCCACAGCCTGGCACCATGTCAGGCAGCGCCTCCTTCTCCCTGCCATCAGGAGTGTTGCTGGTGGAACGAGACTCTGAGCGTAGGAGAAACAACCTCGCCCGCTCCAAATCTATCAGCATCGGAGACCTGAGCCAAGcgggggggcgaggggaggagCTGAGCATGGTGCTCAGTCGCCTGGTGCTCCGGGACCGCAGCCCGTCCTGCAGTCAGAAGCTGGGCCTGGGGCCCTTGGCTCTCCAGCGGAGCTCCTCGCTCAGGAGGGTCAATGTGTCTCCTGGGCTGGATGGGAGGCCCGCAGGCACACTGCTCTCTGTCCGCACTGAGGGCTGCACCAGGACTCACACCCCCGATCCTCAGGTCTCCGAGTACGTGCACCCCCAGGATgtcccagtggctgggagcccaccccagggcaag ACACaccacaccctcctcctgggCTCTGGGCACATCGGACTCCGCAATCTTGGCAACACG TGCTTCATGAACGCTGTGCTCCAGTGCCTGAGCAGCACCAAGCCTCTGCGTGACTACTGCCTGCGCAAGGAGTTCCTCCAGGAGCAGCCCGGCGCCTCGcgggcccagcaggagctcacgGAAG CATTTGCAGATGTCATCAATTCCCTGTGGCACCCAGACTCCACCGAAGCTGTGAACCCTGGGCGCTTCAAAGCTGTCTTTCAGAAATACGTCCCGTCCTTCACAGGCTACAG CCAGCAGGATGCCCAGGAGTTCCTGAAGTTTTTCATGGACCGGCTGCACGTGGAGATCAACAGGAAGGGGCGCAAAACTCCCAGCATCCTCTCTGATACCAAATGGCCCTCGGTGCTAGAGGACTCGGACCCCCTGAG TGATGACGAACGAGCCAACCAGATGTGGAAGCACTACCTGGAGAGAGAGGACAGCAAGATAGTGG ATCTCTTTGTCGGCCAGTTGAAAAGCTGCCTCAAGTGTCAGGCCTGTGGCTACCGCTCCACCACCTTCGAAGTCTTCTGtgacctctccctccccatcccaaag AAAGGCTTTGCCGGTGGGAAGGTCTCTCTCCTCGACTGCTTCAGCCTTTTCAccaaggaggaggagctggattCCGAGAACGCTCCG GTCTGTGACAAGTGCCGGCAGAGGACGAGAAGCACCAAGAAACTGACCATCCAGCGCTTCCCCCGCATCCTGGTGCTGC ACCTGAACAGGTTCTCCACCACCCGGTACTCCATCAAGAAATGCTCTGTCTTCGTAGACTTCCCTCTGCAGCGACTCAACCTGAAGGAGTTTGCCAGTGAGAAGGCTG CGTGTCCCCACTCAGCGAGAACCAGGTGCAGTCTAGCGAGGGCTACGTGCTCTTCTACGAGCTGGACGACCACCACGGGAAGAAACAATGAAGTGTTGGACCCTGGCGCCTGCGCCGCAACCCTCTTACCTCAGAGACTGAGCCCGGCTCTCGGGGATCCTCAGCCCCCCACAGGCCTGGAGGCGGTGTGGGGGATGGGCAGCCCACCTGCTCACCAGTGCCTGGGGGAAGATGAGACGTGCCGACCCGCTGGACAGGGGCAAGGGGCCTGGCCTGCCCATCGCtgggtatgggggggaggggcctggcgtGGCCCCTACCCCTGCTGTTCTGGCACAGTGGGGGGGCTTTGTGCACACAGTAAGGCTGTAAATAAATCCCGGAGCCACCCCCCAGGCAGGAACTTTTTGTGA